CTCTCATGCATCGTAAAGCTCAGACTCGATGCTTCCTGTCCACACTCTGTTTTTCACCgtctcttccctccatcctccgCCCAGGGATCAGCCATGCCTTTCGGTAACACGCACAACCAGATGAAGCTGAAGTACGCGTCGGAGCAGGAGTTCCCGGAcctcagcaaacacaacaaTCATATGGCCAAGGTCCTGACTCCTGCTATGTACGAGCGGCTGAGGAGCAAGCAGACACCCAGTGGATTTACTCTGGATGATGTCATTCAGACTGGGGTTGATAACCCAGGTAAAAACCCAAGCGGCTTTTCGGCGAAAACGCCATCTGCTGTGTCCCATCGACCGCGTTTAATGGCCGCGCTGAGCTTCATGTTCCTGAGAGGAACACTAACAGCTTTTTGCACTGTGACCTTGCCAAAGGGATAAACTATGACCGACGTTCATAGACATACGGAGAGCTGAAGCGGGTGCAGACTCCTCTAAATGGGCCTCCATTATCAAAGCACTATTGCAGCTTTATAGCAAATGGCAAAGATTAGCAGTGTTACATAatgtgtgcagagcagcagctgataatccactgctgccttcactgtttATGATGCCAGGTACAGTTTGTAGTGTAGACTAACTTCTCAGCTGACCACTGTCTCATGTTCAAACACTCAGGAGGATCCAGGTGAGCCTGGCCTCTGAGCTCATGGCAGGTGGTCTTCCTCACCCTGcagactgtgtttctctttAGTTCTGAGAGTATGGCCAAGCTGACGCTGAAGAGGCTGTCAGCTGAGGACGAGTTCCCAGATCTCAGTCAGCACAACAACCACATGGCCAAGTTCTTAACCCTGGACATGTACAAGAAGCTGAGAGAGCGGGCTACACCCAGCGGCTTCACCATAGATGGTGTCATTCAGACAGGAGTTGATAATCCTGGTACAGTCACGGTCCTCGGACCTGAGGACACTCAGCACATTGAGTTGGTGAGGATGTTGGTTTGTCTGtccctctggctgctctgtgaCCCTGCTGACTCTGTGCACAGGCCACCCCTTCATCATGACTGTGGGCTGCGTCGCTGGAGACGAGGAGACGTACGAGGTcttcaaagagctgctggaCCCCGTGATCGAGGACAGACATGGAGGCTACAAACCCACAGACAAGCACAAGACTGACCTCAACTCAGCCAACCTGAAGGTACCGCAGACCTGTCAGTGAGCTGTGAGCAGTGGAACTGAACCGaaactaagtgtgtgtgtctgtctgtgtgtgtgtgtgtgtcctcagggcGGAGACGATCTGGACCCCAACTACGTCCTGAGCTCCCGTGTCCGAACAGGCCGCAGCGTCCGCGGCTTCTGCCTGCCgcctcactgcagcagaggggagagaCGCGCTGTGGAGACGCTCTCCATCGAAGGTAGAAGTGTCCCGTGTGGACATGTCCTCTGCTTCTGTCCACGCTGAGTCACTGGCCGCAGCTGAGTGATTCTGTGTTGTAAACACTGAGAGTAAAGGCAGTGATGCTCAGTGAAGTCAGCGTGATGCTGGCTGGGCTCATTTGTGCAGCAGTGGGTGCCCTCTAGTGGCAGCAGGAGAGATGACAGGTTATAGTGCAGCGCATTAAAATACAGGTCAGCTTGGATTTGCCCTCTGACACTGAAGAAAGTCCCTCAcaggacgatgatgatgatccagcatttctctcttggatcttgttgttttcttcacacttgtctctccctccctgcagcTCTGGCCTCTCTGTCCGGAGACCTGAAGGGGAAATACTACGCCCTGAAGAACATGACCGAcgccgagcagcagcagctcatcgatgaccacttcctgtttgacaagccggtgtctcctctgctgctggcctCAGGGATGGCCCGCGACTGGCCCGACGCCAGGGGCATCTGGTGAGACCTCACCTCCGCTGCCGTCTCCCACCAAACcttatgtgtttttctgtgaggAGATTTCATTTAGAAGGAAACAGAATAATTGTGACGTCTTCTGTGTGAAGGCACAACGATAACAAGACATTCCTGGTTTGGGTGAATGAGGAGGACCACCTGCGTGTGATCTCCATGCAGAAAGGCGGCAACATGAAGGAAGTGTTCGAGCGCTTCTGCACCGGACTCACCAAGGTCGGCCGAAAACATTGACATTTCCATATGTATTTGTTATGTTGTGATCTGAAGGACCTCATGAActggctgtgctgtgtttaGATTGAGAACCTGTTCAAGGAGAGAGGCCATGCCTTCATGTGGAATGAGCACCTGGGCTACGTCCTCACCTGCCCGTCTAACCTGGGCACCGGCCTGCGTGCAGGCGTGCACGTGAAGCTGCCCAACATGAGCAAGCACGCCAAGTTTGAGGAGGTTCTCAAGAGGCTGAGGCTCCAGAAACGAGGAACTGGTGCGTAGAACCGTCATTTACCTGCCACGAGTGTTTGAAACGTCAACAATTAAAACGGCTGTTTACACACGTTTGTTCCTGTCAGTAAATGCGGCTCTTGCCCCAGAATGTTTGATGGATGTTAGTCTGGACCAACGTCTTTTAGTCAGTGCATTCACTGAGTCTGTCCTGTGTCCGTCAGGTGGCGTGGACACGGCCGCTGTGGGTGGAGTCTTTGACATTTCCAACGCTGACAGACTGGGCTTCTCTGAGGTGGAGCTGGTGCAGATGGTGGTCGATGGAGTCAAGCTGCTGGTGGACAtggagaagaagctggagaaggGCCAGTCTATCGACGACATCATGCCCGCCCAGAAGTGAAACCGTCCTGACACCCACCACCCGTCCTCCGTCCTCTGCCCCCCGTCTGAATGACTGAGTCTGTCCTGGAATGCGCTCTGTCTCagtttggatttgtttgtgtatttaagATGAAACGGTTCCTGTTCAGTGAGGatggaaattaaataaatgttctGGTTGAAGTTCTTTGATCTGTGCAGTGACGTCTGGGTTTGTATCGTTAAGTCTAATCACATCAGTGTTACAACACCGAGTCTGATGCAGCCTTGGTTGTAAATGTGCTTCTGTTCTGCAAACGTTGAGGCGTTTCATGACTCTACTTTCAACTCCGGACAAATGGACGCCTGCTGAGCCTCTGACTCACTTTAAACCTTCAAGATTTCCCATTTCAAACCTGGTGTCACTGTTCCTCTTCACTCTTCAGCTGAAAGACGTTTGTCCCCAAATACTCATGCACAGTTGGACCaagatgaagaaacacacacgagtccctgaatgcatcacaggTTTGTACTGATGCTGTTTTGTTCACGCTGTAATAAAGTTTCATTCAGACATttgtttgaaagaaaacaagatACCATTTCAGTAGGCTTTGGATGCTTCTGAattgcatgatgggaaatgtaggagcCGGTGTTTTTGTAGCTTTACCCAGACCAGATGAGTAGTGTGGATCAAGATCTGTGTCtgattatttttgtctgttgtgCAGCGACGCTGAAAGCATCTGAACACTAACGAGAGCTGAACTGAGGTAAAGTTCACCAAAAATCAGTGAGTATGGGGAAACATCAGGCTCTGAAACTGATTCAACACCCAAATACTCACAGCTCACTGCGACACTCGGCGTGGTGTTTGGGATTTGTGGTCCTGAAGACATCGACTGGACTGTTTCCAACTCAACCTCCATACAAAGACGTCTTTAGACCACAAATGCTAACAGGGACTCTTGTTTGAAGTACACATCATACACTCAAAATACATCAGCACTTTTACCACAAACCCCCCCAAAATACTACATATCCTTTTTAGGATACTGTCTTAGTTCATAATCTCTAAATATAAAAACAGGATTTAATCTGAGATTTCCAAACGATCCCTGAAGGTTTCAGTTCGTCTCTCATGGACGAGGTGCTGCAGCTACAGGCCCAAATTTATCACAGGTTTGATCTTAAAccacattttttccttttcaaaaagCCTAAAACATGTTTCTCATCCAACAAATCCATTCAAATACAGAATGAAGCTCGACACAAACAGCGAAATGGAAGCAAAcgtttttatattttcatgtcGACTGTGTCCAGTTACAAATGATCAGCGTGAGACGTTCAAGTTGACAGACACTTTAATTGAGACATGAGTGACCCTTAAACCATGTGGGCATTTACACGGACCCCCCATCATCTCTACTTCTCAACGAAatacaaaagaaagaaaacaaaaaaacaaaatgagtaTTGCAGTGAAGCCGTCTTGAAAGTAAGATACAttatttacactgaaaacaaaacgctacgtcatttttttctttttccaggagaaaaaaaaagaaataaataagactagaaatgttttttttgtccacattCACAGCATGACAAATCATATTCAACTCGTTAATGTCGACCCCGTGTGGCCAGAAGAGACTGAGATATTAGTAGGTAATTCAGTGATTATTGCCAAAAGCCTTAATCTATACATTATAATATTCAATACATACTCtgtattttgtttaaaaaaaggagacatttgGAAACTGCTACTTCTTGGATGATTGTACAGCTTAAATACTTCtagatatatatatgtatacttTTAAACCCTTTTGTTCATAGCTTTAACTCGTTGGCAACTTTGGAAGCAATGTTTTTGAAAGCGATGGATGATCCGGATATCCGTTTGAACCTGACGCCGTTGAGGGAGAGACGGGGCAGCTTGCAAACCTCCATCTCCCACTGGACCAGGTTTTCAGCTCGCCCGTCCCCGTGGACGCAAAGAAGCAGGAAACTCTCTTGCTGTTCGTAGTCGCAGTTGTTGGCATCGAGCACCTTGCGAATCTCCCGCATGATATCACAAGGCTCCATGGAGCTGGTGGTCCTCATACTCCAAGTGAATCTGAGGGAGCGGGGTTTACTGTCTTTATTTTCCCCTTTTTGATCCCCAGGTACATGGCGACTGTCGacagagagagcacagagaggtTTGATCATCGCACATTTGGTTCACGGCTTTTCGGTCAGGAGGCGCATTTCAAGCCTCGGCAGCCACTTTGACCGTTTGATGACAGAAATCCACTTTTTCCTTCTTCGCTAAACCAAGTCAAAGCggctgacagcagagacgaGCCCACCAGCTGCGGGTTTAGAAGGAATGATTCGGCTTTTTATCGGCTTTCTCGCTGAGAGGATCCAcatctgtgaggctgcagccagttagcttagcttagcataaagactggaaacagggggaaactgctagcctggaagaagtattcagatgtCTAAGGAAAAGTATTAATACCACACTGAAATACTCCACTGCAGCTGAGTTTACTGCAGTATAAACAGTGAGTTCAGTAACTTGTGTGATGATTTCGGATGAATATGCTGCTGCTCTAAAGGtgtattttgcttttttgctcATTCAGTAACAGGTTACATGctgattgtttcatttgtacAAAACTAAAATCAGGCTTCAAAGGAGGTTTTCATCATCCGACTCAGCAAGAAAGCCAACAAATGAATGTATTCCTTCAACTGCTGTTCATCTGGTGGCTGGTGTTTGAACCTCGAATCGTCACATTCAAGCCACAGAGCTCAGCCACGTCTGGAAACCAGGTCGTGTTCAGAAGGTTTTTCCAGGATCCTCAAGGACTCTTTCAAACATCTGGACCAAAGATTTTGAACGTGTTCTTCTACGTCAATCTGCGCCgcatgaaacaaaatgaaaacgaTTCATCACAGAGTAAATCTGTCTACTCCGATGTTTTTATTGGACGACGTTAACAAATAACAGAATCCACCTGCGACGCCGCAGTGAGAcgctccacttcctgttcacctATTTACTATTCACACataaaatattgtgtttttaatttttattgtgCCGAAGAAAGTGAGCCAGGAAATATTAAACCTCAAGTGAGCAGAAAAAAGATAAATTTGAAGTTATCCGAGTTAACGTAACTTAATTAAGAGTATAAAAGCAGCTCATTGGAACATTTTGCCAaaatcaaacctttttttttttctttgtccagATGTTAAAGAGTCTTTGAGGACGGTGGACGAACCCTCAGGACAGTTCAGTGTCTTTAAATGTCCCCGAGTGTTTCCCATAATAACTCTGTGACTGTGAATACAACGTAAACTGGGGTTAGACACGTCCATGCTGTATTAATGCAGTTTTTTGGGAGTATTAGGAGCATTTTTCAGGCTGACATCGATGCAAAGACGCCATGCTAACAGAGCCATGCACACACGACACACAGCtggaacacaacacacagctgtcCAATCACAGGCAACACTCCGGGGTTcagagcggggggggggggggggttcctaTGCAAGCAGGTCGAACACCTCAATGTTCAAAGAGGGGCCGACACGGGGGGCGGGGGTGGGGAGGGGCAGGTAACCTCACCTTGAGCCCTCAAGTCTCCCGTTTCTCTCAAACTCGGTTGAGACTCTGAGGCGCATGAGAAGATCagacagggaggaaagaaaaagaagaaaaaagatgtgGATCGTGACACTTCAGATCATTTCCAGTTCAAAAAAGAAGAACATGAGACGAgtgagcaggagagagacacTGATGTGAAACCACCACCGAAAAACAAGAAGACACAGAGACGCAGGCCTGACGTCCAGTCAAGAGTCATGGAGGGAACTGAAAGCAGTGATGGAGGCTGGAATGttgagagcagacagagaaaacgTTTCACACACAGCGAGACGAGATGAAGTCGAGAGCGTCGAGCGAAAACAGAAGAACAGcatcagctgcaggtgagacgCAGGTGAGACGCAGGTGAGACGCAGGTGAGACGCAGGTGGGCTTTGACAGACATTTAAACCTGTTTTCTGCTCCTTTGACTTCCTCCTCAGAAGCAcatttaaaataacagcagGAAGCTCTTGAACTGAGT
This window of the Chaetodon auriga isolate fChaAug3 chromosome 14, fChaAug3.hap1, whole genome shotgun sequence genome carries:
- the ckba gene encoding creatine kinase, brain a isoform X1 codes for the protein MPFGNTHNQMKLKYASEQEFPDLSKHNNHMAKVLTPAMYERLRSKQTPSGFTLDDVIQTGVDNPGHPFIMTVGCVAGDEETYEVFKELLDPVIEDRHGGYKPTDKHKTDLNSANLKGGDDLDPNYVLSSRVRTGRSVRGFCLPPHCSRGERRAVETLSIEALASLSGDLKGKYYALKNMTDAEQQQLIDDHFLFDKPVSPLLLASGMARDWPDARGIWHNDNKTFLVWVNEEDHLRVISMQKGGNMKEVFERFCTGLTKIENLFKERGHAFMWNEHLGYVLTCPSNLGTGLRAGVHVKLPNMSKHAKFEEVLKRLRLQKRGTGGVDTAAVGGVFDISNADRLGFSEVELVQMVVDGVKLLVDMEKKLEKGQSIDDIMPAQK
- the ckba gene encoding creatine kinase, brain a isoform X2 → MAKLTLKRLSAEDEFPDLSQHNNHMAKFLTLDMYKKLRERATPSGFTIDGVIQTGVDNPGHPFIMTVGCVAGDEETYEVFKELLDPVIEDRHGGYKPTDKHKTDLNSANLKGGDDLDPNYVLSSRVRTGRSVRGFCLPPHCSRGERRAVETLSIEALASLSGDLKGKYYALKNMTDAEQQQLIDDHFLFDKPVSPLLLASGMARDWPDARGIWHNDNKTFLVWVNEEDHLRVISMQKGGNMKEVFERFCTGLTKIENLFKERGHAFMWNEHLGYVLTCPSNLGTGLRAGVHVKLPNMSKHAKFEEVLKRLRLQKRGTGGVDTAAVGGVFDISNADRLGFSEVELVQMVVDGVKLLVDMEKKLEKGQSIDDIMPAQK